DNA sequence from the Marinilongibacter aquaticus genome:
GTGGCTAAAAGTACCTTTACTGGCACTACCCGTTTTGTTTTTTATACTCATCTCGAAATTTGCATTTCCCAACAGAACGCCCGAATACATCGAAGCCCACCACGACCGCTACCTTAAAATGGGTATGTTGCGTTGGGAAGACGGAAAAGAACACAAAATGCCTCAAGACTTTGCAGACATGCTCGGTTGGAAAGAATTAGCCGAAAAGGTAGATCGAGCTTACAGCTCCATTCAAAATCCAGGAGCTACCTTGGTATTGTGCGACAATTATGGCCAAGCTGGGGCAATCAATTACTATTCTAAATTGGGCATTCGGGCGGTCACTTTCGAAGCAGATTACATGAATTGGTTTGACCTTTCGCAACCTTATAAAAACTTGATACGTGTAAAAAATGGAAGCGAAAGAGAGCGTGAAATGGAAAAAACCAGTCCGTATTTTACCAAAGCATTTATTGCCGACTCCATAAGCAACGACAATGCAAGAGAATTTGGCACACTCATTTTCGTGTTTGAAAACGCACAGATCGATGTGAACAAACGCGTGGCAAGCGAGATTGAATCTGTACGCTGGTGATTCCGCCATTAATCCGCAGCCTTAGCTGTATTTTGGCCAGTCTTTGCTAATTTTGCAGCCCAACGTCAAAATGCATCCTTGAATTTCACAGAACAGCTCAAAAAACAGGAATTATTTTCGATCATAGGCCAAGCCGCAGACGCACTAGACCAAGAAGCCTATGTGGTGGGTGGGTATGTCCGCGATCTTTTTCTGCAAAGAGAAAACAAAGACATCGATGTGGTATGCTTAGGCTCTGGCATTGCCTTGGCCGAAAAAGTAGCCGAAAAGCTGGGAAACAACTTCAAGGTCAATGTATTTAAAAGTTTCGGCACGGCTCAAATTCCGCACCCCGAATTTGATTTGGAATTTGTAGGAGCCCGAAAGGAATCTTACCGAGCCGATTCTCGAAAACCAATCGTAGAGGACGGCAGCATTGCAGACGACCAGAATCGTCGAGATTTCACGATAAACGCCATGGGCATTTGTCTCAATGGCAATCGTTTTGGCGAATTGCTCGATCCCTTCGATGGCCAAGGCGATTTAAAAAAAGGCCTGATCCGTACACCGCTCGATCCTGAAATAACCTTTTCCGATGACCCTCTGCGAATGATGCGGGCCATTCGTTTTGCCACGCAATTGGAATTTGATATTGATGGACCTACTTTTTCGGCCATTGCGAAAATGAAAGACCGCATCAGTATCGTTTCTCAAGAACGCATTACCGACGAATTGAACAAAATCATTCTGGCCAAAACACCCTCTTATGGTTTTAAACTGCTCGAAAGTGTGGGGCTTCTCGAGATTATTTTTCCAGAATTGGTAGCCCTGAAAGGAGTGGAATATAAAGACGGGAAAGGACATAAAGACAATTTCTACCACACCCTGCAGGTATTGGACAACATCACCGAATTTACCGATGATTTGTGGGTTCGCTGGGCGGCTATTTTGCACGATATCGCCAAACCAGCGACCAAACGTTTTCACAAAAAAGCAGGCTGGACATTCCACGGGCATGAAGAAATGGGCAGCCGGTGGGTGAAAGGTATTTTCCGAAAAATGAAATTGCCTTTGGATCAAAAAATGCGTTCGGTGAAAAACTTGGTTCGTTTGCACCTGCGTCCTATTGCTTTGGCCCAAAAAGGCGTGACGGACTCTGCCCTGCGTAGACTTTTGGTTGAAGCGGGCGACGATATCGAAAACCTGCTCAAGCTCTGCCGTGCCGACATCACATCAAAGGATATGTCTCGCGTGCGTAAATACTTGGCCAATTTCGATCGCGTAGAAGAACTGCTCATCGAACTCGAAGCCAAAGACAAACTGCGTAGTTTTCAACCCGTTATCACAGGCGAAATCATCATGAAAGTTTTTGACATTCCGCCTTCACGAGAAGTCGGTATTATAAAATCGGCCATTCGCGAAGCCGTAATCGACGGAATCGTACCCAATGAAATGAAGGCTGGATACCAATTCATTATCGAAGAAGGCAAAAAGCTCGGTTTCACGCCCGTTTGTAGTGTAGAGGAGATTGAAATCAACCAATCTCCCCAATAATTTCAATCCAATTGAAAAGCAAAAGGTAGTGTAAACCAAACCGGAACGCTCTTTCCGTTTTGCCGGCCCGGATTCCATTTCGGCATGGATTTTATCACCCGAATGGCCTCATCGTCGCAACCAAAACCCACACTTTTCAAAACAGAAATGCGTGATATTTGACCATCCTTTTCAACTGCGAATTTCACATACACTTTGCCCGAAACATTCGCTCTCTGGGCCGCATTAGGATATTTCATGTGTTCTGAAATAAACGCATACATGGCTTTTACCCCACCCGGAAATTCGGGCATTTGCTCAACAGCCACAAAAGTCTTGCTCTCTTCCGTTTCTTCCAAACCTATGACTTCGGTTACTTTGGTAGGTAAAGGTGGCGGTGCTGAAAACATGTTCACCACTTCTTCTCCTTCCCGCGTTTCATTCGAGATACGAACACCGTGCAATTGGTCCAAACTTGGAGGAGTCACTTCTTCGAAAACGGTCTCGTCGGCCTTGGGTTCAGGAGGCAAAAATGTGATTGTTTCTTCTTGCACCACAGATTTCTCTTCCACGGGCGGAGGCGGAACAATTGGAGGCTCATCTTCTGGCTCATCCGGTTCATTCCAATCCTCTAATGTCGTTTCTATTCCGTAATTCTTTTCCACTGGTTTTGTACCATGGTGTACAAAGGTCCACGCTCCTCCGAAAAGCAACAAAATCGAACCAACACCCCACAAAAAGGCCATTTTCAAATACTCGGAATATTCCTGCCGCAAAGCAAAAGCTCCATATTCCTTATTTCTTTTTTCAAAGACGATGTCGTCCAAACTAATTTTCGTTTTCATAATTTTCAATTTTGGGTAATGGATTGATACAAAGACAATTCTTTCGGAGACAAATCGACAAGGGCCGACTTCATTCCTCCCACAATGGCCAATTCGTCCAGCATATCGACCGTATTTTTCCAAGTGGCCTTATCAGTAGCCTTTAAAATGACGGTGAAGTGCTCTGGATTTTTGGCTTCGTTTCTTTTTTCGGTCAAAACCTTTCGTATTCCCCAGGCACTGTAATCACTGGAATGGAAATCGGTACTGTTCAAATCGCTCAAAGGTTTTTGATACCAATACAAGCGATCGTTTTCTCCGAGCAAAACCGTCAGAGAATTGCTGTTCTTAATTGGGCTGGTATTTTTTTCTGATTGTTTGGGCGTGGCAAACCGCATGACATTGGCCTTGGTAAATGTGGTGGTATAGATAAAGAAAGTAATGAGCAAAAAGCCAAGGTCTACCAGGGGTGTCATATCGGGTTTCTTACCCTTTGCTGTATTCATTTCTGCCATAGTTTTAGCGTTTAAATTGAACAATGCAAGGCCTATCGGCCTATGGCCGAAAAGCATTGAAACATGAAGACATCTGCATACACGAAAAATTAACTTTGGGGCAAAAGTGCTTTGCAAAAAGAAGAGACTTTGGGTTCGCGTCAGTCCAAAACCCTCCTGTTTCAAAACCTTGCCCAGTACAAGTCAAAATGGGTTTCGCGAAAACCCTTGAAGCTTTGATTTCGGTGTAACAACCGAAGTATCGATAGACGAATATAGAAAGATTTTACTTTATAACTAAAAATTTAGTTATAAAAATTATGTTTTAAGAATCGCATGGCCAATACTGCAATCGAGGCACTTTTTAGGCCTACAAAATTCATTGAAAAGCTCGATGCTCCCTTGGCTATCCGACATGTTTTCTATCCGTAAATCCTGACTTGCCCAGAAACGCGTAATCTTGTTTTTCTCTGCCGGGATAGACTCCAAAACTGCGATTGCCCGATCCACAAATTGAGGAGAATCGATGTATTTGCCGTACGCAACCCAAATGGGGACAAGGGCGTTAATAATCAAACTCTCCGCCGAATTTCTACCAATACCTTGCAGTGCTGTGGCACTGGCCTTTCCAAAAGCATAATGCTGCTGCCAATATGCACTTGTAGGTTGGCGAATAAGCCGATTGAGCGTTTTGAAGTCTTTCGTCTCAATAAGCAGATCAAAAAGTGAAGGACGGTTGTGCAGAAAACCGATCAGTTCAGCCAAACGCAAAGTGGGGAAATTTCCAGGTCGTGTACGTAAAAATTGCCATTCACTCACAGACATTCCTTTTGCCTTAAGCTCATGTTTCTTTTCCAGAAAATCATATTCTCTTTTCAGTTGCCAAGCGTAACTATCGCTGGATTGCCGCAAAAAGCCCGCCATTCCGAAAAGTAAAGCTTCAAGTGACTCGACCTGCAAACTGTATTTTTTCACCAATTTGAAAGGAACAGCCTCAGCGAGTCTCAAAAAGGCCGCATTGTTCAATTTGAACCCAAAATGCATGGCCACTGTCTGGTACGCCGTTTCTTCCCAATCGCCCAAATTTTTATTCAGCCGGACACTCACCTCCTCAGCCTTGCGTTGCAAGCGTTGCATCAAGGCCCGATCAAGCATAGTCAATTTTTTGATTTCGGATACGGAGGAAAAGTAGTTCTCGCACGCAATTTTCCCCATAGAAGCCAATAGCTGACGATAGCGATTGAGGTGCTTTTTATCCGCAAAATCAGACAATTGAAGCGTGGGCACAAGTTTGCCTTGCTCATTGTACACTTCGAGATCATGCTGCCAAACCACATGCAGAATAACCGAATTATAAGCTTGGTCTTTTTCGTGGCCATGCCTATTCCAATCCGAAGACCGCAAGTGAATTTCTACATTTCCGGCCCATTCCAAAGCACCGATACGCATACGGGCTTCTTTGAAATCCGGTCCCGAGTCCGTGTTCAGAAAGCCCGTTTTGTACAGCACAATAGGCTCTCCATCTGTACTTTTTAAGTTTTGGTGTTTAAATTGTGTGAATTTCCATAAAAAATGGAGGTAGTCTTCTTTCATTATTCAAGGTGCAGATCGAGCAGTGTTTCCATGGCAATTTGCAATTTTCTTGCCTCCTCACCAGCCTTTTCTGCAAAATCTTCCCCTTTACTCGCATAGATAATGCCGCGGGCACTGTTCACCAAAAGACCACACTGGGCATTCATACCGTAGCGGGCCACATCTTCCAAACTTCCCCCCTGTGCTCCCACTCCGGGCACGAGCAAAAAGTGATCTGGAATAAGCTTCCTGATTTCTTGCAAGGCTTCTGCTTTGGTGGCTCCTACCACATACATCATTTGATCTACACTGCCCCATTCACGCGAAAGCTTCAACACTTCTTCGTATACTTTTCCATTGGGTGTTTCGAGCAATTGGAAATTTGCCGCACTCGGATTTGAAGTCAATGCCAAAAGCACAACCCACTTTCCTTCATAATTCAAAAAGGGCGAGACAGAATCCAGTCCCATATACGGGGCTACGGTAACCGAATCGAAATCCAAACCTGCAGCCTGCGGATCGAAAAAAGTGCGGGCATACAATCCAGATGTATTCCCAATATCTCCACGTTTTGCATCGGCTATGGTAAAACAATGCTTAGGTATAAACTCAAGCGTTTTTTGCAAACTTTCCCAACCTTTAGGGCCCATGGCCTCGTAGAATGCAATATTGGGCTTATAGGCCACCGTATAAGCCTCAGTCGCTTCGATTATCTGTTTGTTGAACGCAAAAACAGGATCTTTCTCCTTCAATAAATGCGTTGGAATTTTGTGCAAATCGGTATCCAATCCCACGCATAAAAATGATTTTTTCCTTTTGATCTCCGAGAAAAGTGCCTGTCTGTTCATTGTCCATTTTAAATTTTTACAAAAATAAGGGCTTTTAAAGATTCTCCTTTTCGTGGCCGAAATAAGTCTCTATTTTTGTGGGCAATTGTACAAAAACAAAACGAATGGAGTTTCGCAAAACCAAAATCGAGGGACTAATTGAAATAAAACCCAGAATTTTCACCGATTCGAGAGGCTATTTTTTCGAATCCTACCAATACGAACTTTTTAAAGCCAATGGCATTGCCGAGGTATTTGTACAAGACAATCAGTCCTTTTCGACCAAAGGTGTTCTACGCGGACTGCATTTGCAGAAAGCTCCCTACGCCCAAGGCAAATTGGTGCGTGTGATCAAAGGCAAGGTTTTGGATGTCGCCGTGGATGTGCGTGCAGGTTCACCTACTTTTGGTCAGTGGGAATCTGTTTTGCTGGATAGCGAGCAAAACAATATGTTTTATGTCCCTCCTGGCTTTTTGCATGGTTTTGCCACCATTGAAGACGCCATTTTTTCGTACAAATGCACCAATGTCTACCACCGCGAAAGTGAAGCGGGTGTACGTTGGGACGATCCAGATTTGGCCATCGATTGGGGTATCGAAAACCCGATTGTTTCTGAAAAAGATCAGGTTTTGCCGTTTTTGAAAGATTGGAAATAACAATTCCGGTAAGAGCTATTTACTCTTATCGAATTAAAGTTTGGCTGTAAAATTGGTGATAAAAATATATGCATTGGCCAGAAAGCCAATGCACCTGTCTGCTTCAATCAACCCCTTTGGCGGATTACCTCGTAAAGCAAAATACCCGTAGCCACCGACACGTTCAGTGATTCGATCTTACCCAACATGGGTATTTTTCCCAAGTAGTCGCATTTCCGAATCAAACTATCCGAAATCCCGTCTTCTTCAGAACCCATCACTACGGCCATTGGGCCAGAAAGATCGTGTGCTGTATAAAGCGTGTCCGTTTTTTCAGTACAACCAATTACGCGAAATCCGCTGTCTTGCAATTGCCCTACCGCCATGGTCAAGTCGTTTTCCTTGCATACCGGAATGTGGCTCAATGCACCCGAAGACGTTTTCATCGCATCAGAGCCTATTTGTGCCGAACCCCGCGAGGGAATCACAATCGCATCCGCACCACAGGCCTCCGCCGTTCGGGCTATCGCTCCGAAATTACGGACATCGGTAATGCGATCAAGAAAGACGATCAAAGGTACTTTGCCTTTTTCATATGCATCGGCCACTACATTGCTCAAGCGAGCGTAGTTTACCGCCGACACAAAAGCCAACACACCTTGATGATTTTTGCGGGTAATGCGGTTCAGCTTTTCAAGCGGCACACGCTGAATAAAGACTTGTTTTTTACGAGCCCATTGCTCGATTTCGGGATTGTCGAGATCTTTCAGCATCAAGACCTTGTCGACATCCTTTTCCGACTTCAGCAATTCCATTACCGACTGCACACCAAATACAAAATCTTCTGCATTTACAGTTGATGTGGGCCGGGTAAAATGCTTGCCCCCTTTCACTCTAAAATTTTTCCTGTTCTCCATGCTTCAACAAAAGGAAACCAATAAGCCGCATATTCGGGATAACGTACCAGCTCGTAATGGTCTTCGCTAAACGGATTTGGTTTATTGTAAAATGTAAAAATTATCTCGTTGAAATTGCCACTTTGGGCGTACATCCATACCTCGCGAAGGCCGTTGCGTTGGATTCTCGTCGGTGGGCCCAATACGGTATAGATCATGCCTTTATCCGTTTTCCAACCGTCTTTGTAATTGCTAAACAATTCATTGGCCTTTTGCACACGGCGGTAATAGGCCCGAATGATCCGCTTCGCCAAATCGGTTTTTCCTTCGCTCAATTTCAAAAAATACAAGTCCATCGATTTTTTGAAATCTTCGGCACCTTTCAGTTCTTTGATTTCCTCATTGGTGCTCATATACACCAAAGGTTCGAGCAATTTATCGACTTGGGCTAAACGCGGATAACGCTCATCGGCCACCAGAAAACCGAAACCTTCTATAGGTTCGGGTTGATCGACATACAAAACATAAGTACCTTCTTTATCCAAAAGCACCTTTTCATTCGATTTAATGTGACGGGTTTCCACTTCGGTAAAGCTGCTCAATTCTTCCCGTTTGCTTGTGCTCATAGGCGAAAGTGCGGGCGGGCTTTCGGCACTATAACGCACCAAAATCAAATCGTGGCTGGCTTCGTCCATCGACTTCAGCGTTATCACTTCTCCTTTTTGAAAATATGTTTTGAACGAAGCGGATGAACTTCCATCCAAATACAAAGCAAACAAATGGTTTGGCCTTTCGGTATTGAAATCCACGAGCGATTCGTGCACAAATTTCCGCGAGGCTTTCAGGTCGACAAAATCCATCCCCAATGTCGCTTGAGCATGTTCTTTTAGTCGCGGGATATTGAAGGTCCAACGAACACGGCCATCTACAAATTTGGCGTCGCTGGCCATGAAATCTATTTTACCCGACTCGAATTTTTCCTTTATTCCACTGGCACTTTGCAAGGCCCAACTGGTGCGGAAAGCTTTCGCCAAATCTTCTTTGCTTACTTCTTTTTCTCCTTTGTCGATCTGCATATCGACATACACAATCACCTGATTCGAATCTTTCAGAATGTAATTGGTGTTGATGGAAGAAATGTACAAACCCGTATCGGTTGAAGCCGGCTTTCTGACCTTGCTCACTTCATTGCCCACCACAGATTTTTTCTGCACTTTGCAGGCCGAAAAGAGCACGGCCAAAACTAAAAAAGGAATAAATCGTTTATTATTCATAATGAATTCAAATATATAACAATAACGAAAAACGAATAGCAATTGTAAGATATAAGACACAAGAATTTTAGATATCTACAATTCTAGAAAGGCAGATTCCAGAATATGAATCGCGGTTTTCGGACAATCACCAATTTAATCAACAATGAAAGATATTGAATCGCGGGAAGATATTATAGCCTTGGTCACCCGTTTCTATACTTATGTGCACGCCGACGAATTCATGGCTCCGGTTTTCCAAATGCCCAAAGAGCAATTCGATCGCCACCTCATCAGAACATACAACTTTTGGGACAATTGGCTGTTTCAAACGGGAGAATACAAAGGCGGCCTCATGTGGGCACACATCGAACGCAATGAAACCCACCGCATCACAACAAAGCATTTTGAACATTGGCTGGCCCATTGGTTTCGGGCTACAGACGAACTCTATTCTGGAAAAAATGCAGATTTCGTAAAATCAAAAGCTTTGGAATTGGGGCAATTCATCAATCAACGCCTCAACGGGCATTAACATCCGCACCAATCGGCAATAATTTTCGACATGGTTTCAAATTCGATCAAGAAACCATCATGCCCATAATCCGAATCGATTTCCACAAACTGGGCTCCAGGTATATGTGCCGCTAGAAAAGCCTGTTCGTTTGGTGGAAAAAGATGATCAGAACTAATGCCGATCACCAAGGTTTTGGCCTTTATCATTTTCAAGGCCTCGGCTACAGAGCCTCTACCGCGGCCCACATCGTGCGAATCGAACATCTTGCTCAGAAACCAATACGAAAAGGCATTGAAACGACGCGTGATTTTTTCGCCTTGATAATTCTGATACGTACTTGCCCGAAAGAAGTTCACTTGACCTTCGTCTCGCGATTGGGTGCGGTTGTATGTTTGATAATTGCGATACGAGAGCAAAGCCACAGATCGGGCCACACGCAAGCCTTCTATTCCAGCTTTTGGGTGTCTTTCGACCCAAGTTGGATCCAACTCAATGGCCATACGCTGGCTTTCGTTAAAGGCGATCCCCCAAGGAGAAAGTATCGCATTTGTCGAGAATAAAATAAGGTTTTCGATGACTTCGGGTTGGGCAATTGACCATTCCTGAGCCTGTTGGCCGCCAAGAGAGCCGCCCATGAGCATGTATATTTTCTCGATCTCCAAATGCTTGCGAAGCAATTCGAGGCAAGTGACCACATCGCGAATGGTAAGCAAAGGGAAATCGTGATAGTAGGGCTTTTGCGTTTCCGGATTTACGCTCAGCGGATTTGTACTGCCGTAATGCGAGCCGGGCACATTCATGCAAATGACGAAATGCTCTTTGGGATTGAAAAAGCGATTGTCGCCTATCAAACCGTTCCACCAATCCGAAGGATTCGCATTTCCTGTAAAAGCATGGCAAACCCACACCACATTGCTTTTATCGGCATTCAGCTCGCCGTATGTCGTGTAGGCCAAATCCACCTCGGGCAAAAATTCGCCGCTTTCCAACAAAACAGGTTCGCGGTGACAGTACATTTCGTTTCTCAACATATCTAAAAAATGGGCACGCCGAAAACCCGGCATGCCCGAAAAATTTAAACCAAAGCTTGTGTAATATCTGCTTTAATATCTTCTATATGCTCTATTCCCAACGAAATACGCAATTGGCTTGGTTCTACACCGGCGGCCAATTGTGCCCTTTCGTCCAACTGCGAATGCGTTGTGCTCGCAGGGTGAATAATCAAAGTTTTCGCATCGCCCACATTGGCCAAATGCGAAATCAATTTCAGGCTGTTCACAAATTTCTCTGCTCTTGCACGGTCGCCTTTAAGGTTAAAAGAAAGCACTCCGCCAAACCCACGACTCAAGTATTTTTTCGCCACTTCGTGTCCGCCATGCGATTCCAAACCAGGGTAGCTTACAGACTCCACCTCGGGATGAGCCTCAAGCCATTGAGCCAAAGCCAAGGCATTTTCGCAGGTTCTTTCCACACGCAGCGAAAGCGTTTCCAAACCCTGAAGCAAAAGGAAAGAATTAAAAGGAGACTGTGCGGGACCCCAATCGCGAAGACCCTCGACACGGCAACGAATAATAAACTGTATGTTTCCAAAAGGACCGTTTTGGCCAAAAACATCGTTCAATACCAAGCCATTGTAACTTGCAGAGGGCTCGGTAAACTGAGGGTATTTTCCATTGCCCCAATTGAAAGTGCCCGAATCCACAATTACACCGCCCATGCTGGTGCCATGTCCCCCAATCCATTTTGTGGCCGATTCCACCACTACGTGAGCCCCGTGTTTAATCGGTTGGCAAATTGCTCCGCCAGCCCCGAAGGTGTTGTCAACAAAAATGGGCAAATCGTATTTTGCGGCCAATGCCGAAAATGCTTCAAAATCGGGCGTGTACAAACTTGGGTTACCAATCGTTTCCAAATAAATCAATTTGGTATTTTCATCGATCAACTTTTCAAAATTTGCTACATCCAGATTTTCAGCGAAGCGGGCTTCAACACCGATATTCTTGAATGAATTTTTAAACTGATTGTATGAACCGCCATACAAATACGGGCTTGTTACAAAATTGTCGCCCACACTCGTGATGTTGTTTATGGCAATAAATTGAGCCGAATGCCCAGAAGCCGTAGCCAAAGCCGCAACCCCACCTTCCAAAGCGGCCACTCGTTTTTCAAACACATCGTTGGTCGGATTCATTATACGCGTATAGATGTTTCCGAACTCTTTCAATGCGAACAAATTGGCTCCATGTGCCGAATCTTTAAATTGGTATGCGGTGGTCTGATAAATCGGTACAGCTCTCGATTGTGATATCGGATCTACCTCTTGCCCTGCATGAACTTGTTGGGTTTCGAATTTTAACTCTGACATTTTTCTCGTATAGGTTTATGTTGTACAATATTTTTCGAAAATAAACCAAAACGATGATATATGTACGATCGACTGGTTTATAAGTCCTTAAAGCCATTATGGCATAAAAGGTAGGTCTTGGCACCTTATCGATGTTTCGGCAGGTTGCCCGGGGTTCACAGAGCCTATTCTCTCCACCCGTCTCTATAAATCAATCTTTATGGCCACAGAAAAGAGCCTTCGGAATGACGACACAAAGATAAGCGACTATCTTTTGAAAACACAAGTCCGCGGTAAAATATAGTGTTTCAATCCGTCCAATTGGCAGCCTTTTGAAGGTACAACACCCTATCCTTCAGCGTAAAAGCATACACCCTTTCAAAGTCACGTAGGGCATTGATTAGGGCAATTTTCTCATAACGAGCCAAATCGTCGCAATGAATTGAACGCGTTTTTATCTTCTCCTGATCCAACAAAAACTGACGTTTTACCCCCAACAGCAAGGGCTTCTCTGGCGTATACCACACACCATTCTCAAGCAAACAGACATTGGCGTACGAGCTGTCTGTCAGAAAACCATTTTGGGTAAACAGCACATCCGAACAAGGCGAAGAAGCCACCGCATCATTGAAAAAACTTCTGTTTTCACTTTTAAAAGGATAGGTAAAGTCAGCCACTTCGACCAATTGAAGAGATTGATGCTCGGCCAAACGATAAGGAATAAAT
Encoded proteins:
- a CDS encoding O-acetylhomoserine aminocarboxypropyltransferase/cysteine synthase family protein, which encodes MSELKFETQQVHAGQEVDPISQSRAVPIYQTTAYQFKDSAHGANLFALKEFGNIYTRIMNPTNDVFEKRVAALEGGVAALATASGHSAQFIAINNITSVGDNFVTSPYLYGGSYNQFKNSFKNIGVEARFAENLDVANFEKLIDENTKLIYLETIGNPSLYTPDFEAFSALAAKYDLPIFVDNTFGAGGAICQPIKHGAHVVVESATKWIGGHGTSMGGVIVDSGTFNWGNGKYPQFTEPSASYNGLVLNDVFGQNGPFGNIQFIIRCRVEGLRDWGPAQSPFNSFLLLQGLETLSLRVERTCENALALAQWLEAHPEVESVSYPGLESHGGHEVAKKYLSRGFGGVLSFNLKGDRARAEKFVNSLKLISHLANVGDAKTLIIHPASTTHSQLDERAQLAAGVEPSQLRISLGIEHIEDIKADITQALV
- a CDS encoding aminotransferase class IV, which codes for MSHFFETINCRDGQLYLLDYHQERVNRTFRAQFPQANPFRLSPLLESQIPNQDWFRCRVSYDSLKQKVEFIPYRLAEHQSLQLVEVADFTYPFKSENRSFFNDAVASSPCSDVLFTQNGFLTDSSYANVCLLENGVWYTPEKPLLLGVKRQFLLDQEKIKTRSIHCDDLARYEKIALINALRDFERVYAFTLKDRVLYLQKAANWTD